A region from the Thauera humireducens genome encodes:
- a CDS encoding type II secretion system F family protein, with protein sequence MNLHRYRAMAADGRRVRGELDAADLLDLEQRLQTMGLVLINGEPVRLRWRTRAKVPRRELIHFCFHFEQLLAAGVPPFEALTAMRNATTHARTRALIGMLLADVERGRPLSEAIARQEGVFAPALVALIKAGEHAGRLSEAVREIGAALEREEALVAHARRVAIYPAIVAALILAALVVALVQVVPEMEKLFRSSGEQLPLQTQLLLALSALVTRHGWLMLLGAGSLAAALQWQLAHSEPARVHAHRLLLSLPLVGGILRDIGLARFASTLASLYAAGVPVIDALRISQDTTGNLALRAALHDVTRQVEQGRPLSAAFETASRFPALLTRMAQVGEQTGALDRALENIALLCRRDVEIAIGRLQAAIEPGLTVMLGALLLWVASAILGPIYGLITRLPL encoded by the coding sequence ATGAACCTCCATCGCTATCGCGCCATGGCAGCCGACGGCCGTCGGGTGCGGGGCGAACTCGACGCCGCCGACCTGCTCGATCTCGAACAGCGCCTGCAGACGATGGGCCTGGTGCTGATCAATGGCGAACCCGTCCGTCTACGCTGGCGGACGCGCGCCAAGGTACCGCGTCGGGAGCTGATCCATTTCTGCTTCCACTTCGAACAACTCCTCGCCGCAGGCGTCCCGCCCTTCGAGGCGCTGACGGCCATGCGGAACGCCACGACACACGCGCGCACCCGTGCCCTCATCGGCATGCTGCTCGCCGATGTCGAGCGCGGACGCCCCCTGTCCGAGGCGATCGCGCGCCAGGAAGGCGTGTTCGCCCCTGCGCTGGTCGCGCTGATCAAGGCGGGCGAGCATGCAGGGCGGCTGAGCGAGGCCGTCCGCGAAATCGGCGCGGCACTGGAGCGGGAGGAGGCACTCGTCGCACACGCCAGGCGCGTCGCAATCTACCCGGCGATCGTCGCCGCGCTGATTCTGGCCGCGCTCGTCGTGGCGCTGGTTCAGGTCGTGCCCGAGATGGAAAAGCTCTTCCGCAGCAGCGGCGAACAATTGCCGCTGCAGACGCAACTGCTGCTTGCCCTGTCCGCGCTCGTCACCCGCCATGGCTGGCTGATGCTGCTGGGCGCAGGCAGCCTGGCCGCCGCCCTGCAATGGCAACTCGCCCATTCCGAGCCGGCTCGCGTGCACGCTCACCGCCTGCTGCTGTCGCTACCGCTTGTCGGCGGCATCCTGCGCGACATCGGGCTCGCCCGCTTCGCCAGCACCCTCGCCAGTCTCTATGCCGCCGGCGTCCCCGTGATCGATGCCTTGCGCATCTCACAAGACACCACGGGCAATCTCGCCCTGCGCGCCGCCTTGCACGACGTAACGCGGCAGGTGGAACAAGGCCGCCCGCTTTCCGCAGCGTTCGAGACGGCGAGCCGCTTTCCCGCATTGCTCACCCGGATGGCCCAGGTCGGCGAACAGACCGGCGCGCTCGACCGTGCCCTCGAGAACATCGCCCTGCTGTGCCGGCGCGATGTGGAGATCGCCATCGGCCGCCTGCAGGCGGCCATCGAGCCCGGACTCACCGTCATGCTGGGTGCCCTGCTGCTGTGGGTCGCCAGCGCCATCCTCGGCCCGATCTACGGCCTCATCACCCGCCTTCCGCTCTGA
- a CDS encoding GspE/PulE family protein — translation MNAPVLIGQILTAARLIGDDQLRIALHEQQRRQRPLGRLLVELGFVSDTALRDALAAHYGHTSVDLGDTLADPDALARVPRALAQRHRLLPLHYDHASQTLTIAAASADDIVAQDRLRAELGPQVRIALRLAADAELSRAIDRHYGQPATIDDIVHEIEQRDARSALLGPAATTDGNSIVRLVDAMLADAAARGASDLHFEPEACFLRIRQRVDGTLRQVRALHKSFWPELAVRLKVMAGLDIAESRCPQDGRISITLAGRPIDFRVATQPTLHGENIVLRVLDREKGIVPLDALGLTDGQRTTLDRILARPEGLTLVVGPTGSGKTTTLYSILNHLNVEAVNIMTLEDPVEYPLAQLRQTSVGEASRLDFADGVRALLRQDPDILLIGEIRDTDTARMALRAALTGHRVFSTLHANSAAGTLQRLVDIGLRADMLAGSLAGIIAQRLVRRLCPDCRSEAAASADACRLLGLSPATPPRIFHPVGCPACDFRGYRGRLAIMELVRIDPALDELIHEGASLGRLRAALRAGGHASLADDGIRRVLDGSTSLAELSRVIDLAAHADERGVAA, via the coding sequence ATGAACGCACCCGTCCTCATTGGCCAGATCCTCACCGCGGCGCGCCTGATCGGCGACGACCAGCTACGCATCGCCTTGCACGAGCAGCAGCGGCGCCAACGCCCGCTCGGACGCTTGCTGGTCGAACTCGGCTTCGTCAGCGACACCGCGCTGCGCGACGCACTCGCTGCGCACTACGGGCACACGAGCGTCGACCTCGGCGACACCCTCGCCGACCCCGACGCCCTTGCACGCGTGCCGCGAGCGCTGGCGCAACGGCATCGCCTGTTGCCGCTGCACTATGACCATGCGTCGCAGACGCTGACCATCGCCGCGGCCAGCGCGGACGACATCGTCGCCCAGGATCGGCTGCGCGCCGAGCTTGGGCCACAGGTTCGAATCGCGCTGCGCCTGGCGGCCGACGCCGAGCTGTCGCGTGCGATCGACCGCCACTACGGCCAGCCTGCAACGATCGACGACATCGTGCACGAGATCGAGCAGCGCGACGCGCGCAGCGCCCTTCTGGGGCCTGCAGCGACGACCGACGGGAACTCGATTGTGCGTCTGGTCGACGCGATGCTTGCAGACGCCGCTGCACGCGGCGCCTCCGACCTCCACTTCGAACCTGAGGCCTGCTTCCTGCGCATCCGTCAGCGCGTCGACGGCACGCTGCGCCAGGTGCGCGCACTGCACAAGTCGTTCTGGCCGGAACTGGCTGTCCGCCTCAAGGTAATGGCCGGGCTCGACATCGCCGAGTCACGCTGCCCTCAGGATGGACGCATCTCGATCACGCTGGCCGGCCGCCCGATCGACTTCCGTGTCGCCACCCAGCCCACCCTGCACGGCGAAAACATCGTGCTGCGCGTCCTCGATCGCGAGAAGGGCATCGTACCGCTCGACGCCCTGGGTCTGACCGACGGCCAACGCACGACCCTCGACCGCATCCTTGCCCGCCCCGAAGGCCTGACGCTGGTCGTCGGCCCCACCGGCAGCGGCAAGACCACGACGCTGTATTCGATCCTGAATCACCTGAACGTCGAGGCGGTGAACATCATGACGCTGGAGGATCCGGTGGAATATCCGCTCGCCCAGCTGCGTCAGACCTCGGTCGGCGAGGCCTCGCGCCTGGACTTCGCCGACGGCGTGCGTGCGCTGCTGCGCCAGGATCCCGACATCCTCCTGATCGGCGAGATCCGCGACACCGACACCGCACGCATGGCACTGCGCGCCGCGCTCACGGGGCATCGCGTGTTCTCGACCCTGCATGCCAACTCGGCCGCCGGCACGCTGCAGCGGCTTGTCGACATCGGCCTGCGTGCGGACATGCTGGCCGGGAGTCTCGCCGGCATCATCGCGCAACGCCTGGTACGCCGACTGTGCCCCGACTGCCGGTCCGAGGCTGCGGCAAGCGCGGACGCCTGCAGGCTGCTTGGGCTGTCCCCCGCCACCCCGCCCCGAATCTTCCATCCCGTCGGCTGCCCTGCATGCGACTTCCGTGGCTACCGCGGGCGTCTGGCGATCATGGAGCTGGTCAGGATCGACCCTGCGCTCGACGAACTCATCCACGAGGGCGCCAGCCTCGGCCGACTGCGGGCCGCACTGCGCGCCGGCGGACACGCGAGCCTCGCCGACGACGGCATCCGGCGCGTGCTCGACGGCAGTACCTCGCTGGCAGAGCTGAGCCGCGTCATCGACCTCGCCGCGCATGCGGACGAACGGGGAGTCGCCGCATGA
- a CDS encoding pilus (MSHA type) biogenesis protein MshL has translation MHDLPVTQLLLAIGRDARLNLDLHPGLEGRVTLNAIDQPLDRLLARIAQLAPIRYTLAGDHLSVRPDTPFLRSYVLDYVNLSRSMRGTVATSTQIATGASSGANGPNGAGNTSVTQIETRSTNDFWEVLQSNIRAILSDPASGASACKADSATCPDIMLNPGSGIVMVRATARQHEQLSAFLGDVQAAARRQVLIEATIVEVTLADGYRQGIDWTRLGLPGWHVAPRGSNDGAAAGSPTLSYLSGSFDIKVELLETFGTVKVLSSPRLSVLNNQTAMLKVVEEYVYFLVDASTTEYGDSEREKITATTTPQSVSVGMVMSVTPQISAGGEITLNIRPTISGIAGFKDDPNPSLRNIPNRVPQIRTREIESMLRLRSGQIAVLGGLMEDRVDHDTGRIPLLGDVPLLGELFTRRDNTARRTELLIFLRPLLIDDPSTNADYAPYVGQLPDADFLVSTPSPGQRNHPSIPLRPELPVLPSQP, from the coding sequence GTGCATGATCTCCCGGTCACCCAACTCCTGCTCGCCATCGGCCGCGATGCGCGCCTGAACCTCGACCTGCATCCCGGACTCGAGGGACGCGTCACGCTCAACGCTATCGACCAGCCGCTCGACCGCCTGCTTGCCCGCATCGCCCAACTGGCTCCGATCCGCTACACGCTCGCCGGCGACCATCTCAGCGTGCGACCGGACACCCCGTTCCTGCGCAGCTACGTGCTCGACTACGTCAACCTCAGCCGCAGCATGAGGGGGACCGTCGCCACCAGCACGCAGATCGCAACCGGGGCCAGCAGCGGGGCCAACGGCCCGAACGGCGCCGGCAACACCTCCGTGACTCAGATCGAGACGCGCTCGACGAACGACTTCTGGGAGGTGCTGCAGTCGAACATCCGCGCCATCCTGTCCGACCCGGCGAGCGGCGCGTCCGCGTGCAAGGCCGACAGCGCCACTTGCCCGGACATCATGCTCAACCCGGGCAGCGGGATCGTCATGGTGCGCGCGACCGCACGCCAGCACGAACAGCTGAGCGCCTTTCTTGGCGATGTCCAGGCGGCCGCGCGCCGCCAGGTGCTGATCGAGGCGACGATCGTCGAGGTCACGCTGGCAGACGGCTATCGGCAGGGCATCGACTGGACGCGGCTCGGCCTGCCCGGCTGGCATGTCGCGCCGCGCGGCAGCAACGATGGCGCGGCCGCGGGATCACCCACCCTGAGCTACCTGTCCGGCAGCTTCGACATCAAGGTGGAACTCCTCGAGACTTTCGGCACGGTCAAGGTGCTGTCCAGCCCGCGGCTGTCGGTACTCAACAACCAGACGGCGATGCTCAAGGTCGTCGAGGAATATGTTTACTTCCTCGTTGACGCCTCCACGACCGAATATGGCGACAGCGAGCGCGAGAAGATCACCGCGACCACGACACCGCAATCGGTATCGGTGGGCATGGTCATGTCGGTGACACCGCAGATCAGCGCCGGCGGCGAGATCACGCTGAACATCCGGCCGACCATCTCCGGCATCGCCGGCTTCAAGGACGACCCCAACCCCTCGCTGCGCAACATCCCCAACCGCGTGCCGCAGATCCGTACGCGCGAGATCGAGTCCATGCTGCGCCTTCGCAGCGGTCAGATCGCCGTGCTCGGGGGGCTCATGGAAGACCGCGTCGATCACGACACCGGCCGAATCCCGCTGCTCGGCGACGTCCCGCTGCTGGGTGAGCTGTTTACCCGCCGCGACAACACCGCGCGCCGGACCGAGCTGCTGATCTTCCTGCGCCCACTGCTGATCGACGACCCGAGCACCAATGCCGATTACGCGCCCTATGTCGGCCAGCTGCCTGACGCAGACTTCCTCGTCAGCACCCCATCGCCTGGCCAGCGCAATCATCCATCCATACCCCTACGTCCCGAGCTTCCCGTCCTGCCCAGCCAGCCATGA
- a CDS encoding ABC transporter ATP-binding protein — protein MRGSNPAAGPLVITAEHGAPLVSLRDVRFAYGERSVLRGIDLSVHRGQVVAIMGGSGCGKTTLLRLIGGQLKASSGVVEVDGRDVGKMGRSDLYAMRRRMGMLFQFGALFTDISVFDNVAFPLREHTNLPPSMISDLVLMKLQAVGLRGAASLRPGELSGGMARRVALARAVALDPMLILYDEPFAGLDPISLGIVGQLIRRLNDALGASSVMVTHDVHESLEIVDYIYFVSEGRIVAQGTPDEIRASSDPFVHQFVNAEADGPVPFHYPAPPIDSLLQGVRP, from the coding sequence ATGCGCGGTTCGAATCCAGCTGCAGGGCCTCTTGTGATCACAGCCGAGCACGGCGCTCCCCTCGTTTCCCTTCGCGACGTCCGCTTCGCCTACGGTGAGCGGTCGGTGCTGCGTGGTATCGACCTGAGCGTGCATCGTGGCCAGGTCGTGGCGATCATGGGCGGCAGCGGTTGTGGCAAGACCACGCTGCTGCGCCTGATTGGCGGGCAGCTCAAGGCGAGCTCGGGTGTGGTCGAGGTCGATGGGCGCGACGTGGGCAAGATGGGGCGTTCCGACCTCTACGCAATGCGTCGCCGGATGGGCATGCTGTTTCAGTTCGGTGCGCTATTCACCGACATCAGTGTGTTCGACAACGTGGCCTTTCCGTTGCGTGAGCACACCAACCTGCCGCCGTCGATGATCTCCGACCTGGTGTTGATGAAGCTGCAGGCGGTGGGTTTGCGCGGCGCGGCCTCGTTGCGCCCGGGTGAGCTGTCGGGCGGCATGGCGCGTCGGGTCGCGCTTGCCCGTGCGGTGGCGCTGGACCCGATGCTGATCCTCTACGACGAGCCCTTTGCCGGGCTGGACCCCATTTCGCTCGGTATCGTCGGGCAGTTGATCCGGCGCCTGAACGACGCGCTTGGCGCCAGTTCGGTCATGGTCACGCACGACGTGCATGAGTCGCTCGAGATCGTGGACTACATCTACTTCGTTTCCGAGGGGCGCATCGTCGCGCAGGGTACGCCCGACGAGATCCGGGCCTCGTCCGATCCCTTCGTACATCAGTTCGTCAATGCGGAGGCCGATGGACCCGTGCCTTTCCATTACCCGGCGCCGCCGATCGACAGTCTGCTGCAGGGAGTGCGTCCATGA
- the mlaE gene encoding lipid asymmetry maintenance ABC transporter permease subunit MlaE, with protein sequence MNAFFGGIVGGLRHIGKLTIDGVWRLGFITRFLFALLLASGQSVRRIHLTIRELYFSGVLSLLIIIVSGLFVGLVLGLQGYDILQRYGSADAVGVMVALSLLRELGPVIAALLFASRAGSAITAEIGLMKATEQLKAMDMMAVNPIARVVAPRFWGGVLSMPLLAALFSAMGIFGGWLITVVVIGVDDGAFWSQMQAAVEFEYDVMNGVIKSFVFGAVVSLIAVFEGYDCEPTAEGVSRAITRTVVTSALAILALDFVLTSFMFRGQ encoded by the coding sequence ATGAACGCCTTTTTCGGCGGCATCGTTGGCGGGCTGCGTCACATCGGCAAGCTGACCATCGACGGCGTCTGGCGCCTGGGGTTCATCACCCGCTTCCTGTTCGCCCTGCTGCTGGCGTCGGGCCAGTCGGTGCGCCGCATTCACCTGACGATTCGCGAGCTTTACTTCAGCGGCGTCCTGTCGCTGCTGATCATCATCGTCTCGGGCCTCTTCGTCGGGCTGGTGCTCGGCCTGCAGGGCTACGACATCCTGCAGCGCTATGGTTCGGCCGACGCCGTTGGCGTGATGGTGGCCTTGTCCCTGTTGCGCGAGCTCGGTCCGGTGATTGCCGCCCTGCTGTTCGCCAGCCGCGCGGGCTCGGCCATCACTGCCGAAATCGGCCTCATGAAAGCGACAGAGCAACTGAAGGCGATGGACATGATGGCGGTCAATCCGATCGCACGCGTGGTCGCGCCGCGCTTCTGGGGCGGCGTGTTGTCGATGCCGCTTCTCGCCGCGCTGTTCTCGGCGATGGGAATCTTCGGAGGCTGGCTGATCACGGTGGTGGTCATCGGCGTTGATGACGGCGCCTTCTGGTCGCAGATGCAGGCAGCGGTTGAATTCGAATACGACGTGATGAACGGTGTGATCAAGTCCTTCGTATTCGGCGCCGTGGTGTCGCTCATCGCCGTGTTCGAGGGCTACGACTGCGAGCCCACGGCGGAAGGCGTTTCGCGCGCCATCACGCGTACTGTCGTCACGTCGGCGCTGGCCATCCTCGCGCTCGATTTCGTGCTCACCTCTTTCATGTTCCGGGGTCAATGA
- the mlaD gene encoding outer membrane lipid asymmetry maintenance protein MlaD, whose product MSRTALDLWVGIFVAIGFAALVFLAMKVGNFSGLDGRETYRIEAPFDNIGGLKVRAPVKSAGVLVGRVQSIRFDTETYRAVVQMEIDKRFEFPADTSASILTSGLLGEQYIGLDAGADIEPLKDGDRVLITQSAVVLEKLIGQFLFDKAAEPAAQ is encoded by the coding sequence ATGAGTCGTACCGCGCTCGACCTGTGGGTCGGCATTTTCGTCGCCATCGGCTTTGCCGCGCTGGTGTTCCTGGCGATGAAGGTTGGCAATTTTTCGGGTCTCGATGGCCGTGAGACCTATCGCATCGAGGCGCCGTTCGACAATATCGGCGGCCTGAAGGTCAGAGCGCCGGTCAAGAGTGCCGGCGTGCTGGTCGGCCGCGTGCAGTCGATCCGCTTCGATACCGAGACCTATCGCGCGGTCGTGCAGATGGAGATCGACAAGCGCTTTGAATTCCCGGCCGATACCTCGGCATCGATCCTGACTTCGGGGCTGCTCGGCGAACAGTACATCGGGCTCGATGCCGGTGCCGACATCGAGCCACTGAAGGACGGCGACCGCGTGCTCATCACGCAGTCGGCCGTCGTCCTCGAGAAGCTGATCGGCCAGTTCCTGTTCGACAAGGCAGCCGAGCCGGCTGCCCAGTAA
- a CDS encoding VacJ family lipoprotein, translating into MNAVAKLSRKPLAVAALSVSVLSGCATTANPDDPLEGYNRAMFSFNEQLDKVVVKPAAQAYEFVLPQFVRTGVGNFIGNLEDPWIGLNSLMQGKGADGMSDLMRFFVNSTFGLLGVLDVATEMGLPKHDEDLGQTLGRWGVGEGAYIVLPLFGSRTVRDAVALPADRAGQSPLNIDHVPTRNSYTALRITHVRSTFLGAEKTVDEATIDKYAYTRDFYLEQRRYKVSDGNVTREYENFDARRAPELGEELDMAATAAVERLELNRMGGDKLADSSIRTGN; encoded by the coding sequence ATGAATGCAGTGGCGAAACTTTCGCGCAAACCCCTTGCCGTGGCGGCCCTGTCGGTCAGCGTACTGTCCGGCTGTGCCACGACCGCCAACCCGGATGATCCGCTCGAGGGGTACAACCGGGCCATGTTCAGCTTCAACGAGCAGCTCGACAAGGTGGTCGTGAAGCCTGCGGCGCAGGCCTACGAGTTCGTGTTGCCGCAGTTCGTGCGCACCGGCGTGGGCAACTTCATCGGCAACCTCGAGGATCCGTGGATCGGCCTCAACAGCCTGATGCAGGGCAAGGGTGCGGACGGAATGTCCGACCTGATGCGTTTCTTTGTGAACTCCACCTTCGGCCTGCTGGGTGTGCTCGATGTCGCCACCGAAATGGGCTTGCCGAAGCACGACGAGGACCTTGGGCAGACGTTGGGGCGCTGGGGTGTGGGTGAAGGCGCCTATATCGTGCTGCCCCTGTTCGGTTCGCGCACCGTGCGCGACGCCGTCGCGCTGCCTGCCGACCGGGCGGGCCAGAGTCCGCTCAATATCGATCACGTGCCCACGCGTAACAGTTACACCGCGCTGCGCATCACGCATGTCCGCTCCACCTTCCTCGGTGCCGAGAAGACCGTGGACGAGGCCACCATCGACAAGTACGCCTACACGCGCGACTTCTACCTTGAACAACGTCGTTACAAGGTTTCCGACGGCAATGTGACGCGTGAGTACGAGAATTTCGACGCGCGCAGGGCGCCCGAGTTGGGCGAGGAGCTCGACATGGCTGCGACCGCAGCCGTCGAGCGATTGGAACTGAACCGCATGGGTGGCGACAAACTGGCTGATTCAAGCATCCGAACCGGTAACTGA
- a CDS encoding MlaC/ttg2D family ABC transporter substrate-binding protein: MTFKRLIALAFFMLAGLLPAAQASAQQAPDALVRDVTNEVLEIVRADKAIQAGDVHRVIELVDAKVLPHFDFRRMTMLAVGRDWRDASPAQQARLTEAFRTLLVRTYSNALTQYRDQTIDFKPTRFAATDKRVQVRTEVRQSGAQPIGIDYMLEKSDAGWKVFDVIVAGVSLVTNYRSSFTQEIRSGGVDGLIKSLEDKNRSLEAEQQRS; this comes from the coding sequence ATGACTTTCAAGAGACTGATTGCACTTGCCTTTTTTATGCTTGCCGGGCTGCTGCCGGCCGCGCAGGCGTCGGCGCAGCAGGCGCCCGATGCGCTGGTGCGTGATGTGACCAACGAGGTGCTCGAGATCGTGCGCGCCGACAAGGCGATCCAGGCGGGCGACGTGCATCGTGTCATCGAGCTGGTCGACGCCAAGGTGCTGCCGCACTTCGACTTCCGGCGCATGACCATGCTGGCCGTCGGCCGCGACTGGCGCGATGCTTCGCCTGCGCAGCAGGCGCGCCTGACCGAGGCTTTTCGCACCTTGCTCGTGCGCACCTACTCCAATGCGCTGACCCAGTACCGCGACCAGACCATCGACTTCAAGCCCACGCGCTTCGCCGCGACGGACAAGCGGGTGCAGGTTCGTACCGAGGTACGTCAGAGCGGCGCCCAGCCGATCGGCATCGATTACATGCTCGAGAAGTCCGATGCGGGTTGGAAAGTGTTCGACGTCATCGTCGCGGGGGTCAGCCTGGTCACGAACTACCGCAGCAGCTTCACGCAGGAGATCCGCAGCGGTGGCGTTGACGGCCTGATCAAGTCGCTCGAGGACAAGAATCGATCGCTCGAGGCGGAGCAGCAGCGTTCATGA
- a CDS encoding STAS domain-containing protein, which translates to MSDVTKVFAPQGALTMLSAAAVLEEGRRLAAEAPLAVDFAAVTAADSAALALILDWLRAARAAGQRVVLRNLPAALISLAALYDIDTLLPLEPKA; encoded by the coding sequence ATGAGCGATGTGACGAAGGTGTTCGCGCCGCAGGGCGCGCTCACCATGCTGAGCGCGGCGGCGGTGCTGGAGGAGGGGCGGCGCCTTGCGGCCGAGGCGCCGTTGGCCGTCGATTTCGCTGCGGTGACGGCGGCCGACTCGGCAGCGCTCGCGCTCATCCTCGACTGGCTGCGTGCTGCACGTGCAGCCGGCCAGCGTGTCGTGCTGCGCAACCTGCCCGCGGCGCTGATCAGTCTCGCGGCGCTCTACGACATCGACACGCTCCTGCCCCTGGAGCCGAAGGCATGA
- a CDS encoding ABC transporter ATP-binding protein translates to MTIPAIRVSAVTKQYGSLRALGGVDLEIAQGEFFGLLGPNGAGKTTLISALAGLVRPDSGSLEIMGHDVAGDYRNARRNLGVVPQELVFDPFFSVRELLRIQSGYFGIRGNDDWIDEILASLDLTHKASANMRTLSGGMKRRVLVAQALVHRPPVIVLDEPTAGVDVELRQGLWQFVRKLNRDGHTIVLTTHYLEEAEALCGRIAMLKAGKVVALDTTGNLLRRFATHSLRVRVDNLDAALALGGLAAEDGWVEFGFDSYGEVESRLASLRESGAGLREMQLGEPDLERVFVEVMHRA, encoded by the coding sequence ATGACGATACCGGCCATTCGCGTCAGTGCCGTCACCAAGCAGTATGGTTCGCTGAGGGCGCTGGGTGGCGTCGACCTCGAGATTGCGCAGGGCGAGTTCTTCGGCCTCCTTGGCCCGAACGGCGCGGGCAAGACCACGCTGATCTCCGCGCTTGCCGGTCTGGTTCGGCCCGACAGCGGCTCGCTCGAGATCATGGGGCACGACGTGGCGGGTGATTACCGCAACGCCCGCCGCAATCTCGGCGTGGTGCCGCAGGAACTGGTGTTCGATCCCTTCTTCTCGGTGCGCGAGTTGTTGCGCATCCAGTCAGGCTATTTCGGTATCCGTGGCAATGACGACTGGATCGACGAGATTCTCGCCAGCCTCGACCTGACGCACAAGGCCAGCGCCAACATGCGCACCCTGTCGGGCGGCATGAAGCGTCGCGTGCTGGTGGCGCAGGCCCTGGTCCACCGGCCGCCGGTCATCGTGCTGGACGAGCCTACGGCGGGTGTCGACGTCGAGTTGCGCCAGGGGCTTTGGCAGTTCGTGCGCAAGCTCAATCGCGACGGTCACACCATCGTGCTGACGACGCATTACCTCGAGGAAGCCGAAGCCTTGTGCGGCCGCATCGCCATGCTCAAGGCAGGCAAGGTCGTTGCGCTGGATACCACCGGCAACCTGCTGCGCCGCTTCGCCACCCACAGCCTGCGCGTGCGTGTCGATAACCTCGATGCGGCGCTTGCGCTCGGTGGCCTGGCGGCTGAGGACGGCTGGGTGGAGTTCGGCTTCGACAGTTATGGCGAGGTCGAGAGCCGGCTCGCAAGCTTGCGTGAATCGGGTGCCGGTTTGCGCGAAATGCAGC